CGTAAAATACCAGCATTGTTGATTAAGCCATCGATACCTGAGAAGTCATCATTAATTTTTACAAATATTGCTTCTACTTCACTTTCATTAGTTACATTTGCTAAATAGTATTTAGCTTGCGAACCTGCTTCTTCAATCAAGCTAACAGTGGTTTGCAATTGCTCTTCATTGAGATCAATAAGTGCTAATTTTGCGCCTGATTTCGCCAAGTTTAAGGCAATTGCACGACCAAGACCTTGTCCGCCGCCAGTCACTACTATAGTTTTACCGTTTAAATTCATAGTTAATCCTCTGTTTATCTTTTTATTAGTTTGTAACGTCGGCTTTAAACTACATAGGTATTAAATGAGTTAAAGCCGATATTAATAATTTATTTGCTTAGTTTTTTTAAAGGGGTAAAAAACCAAGTCAGTAATTCTGCCGGAATATCCTTGATGTTTTCATAGGTCCAGCGTGGGTTTTTATCTTTATCTATCAGCAGTGCTCGAACGCCTTCACTTAATTCTGGATACTGACAACAACGTAAACTTAAGTTGAGATCAGCGGCGAAGCACTCTGCTAAAGTGAGATCTTTACTCATTATTAAATGTTGATAGGTTATTATCGCCGAAAGCGGGCTACCTTTTTTCAGTTTTGCTTGTGCTCGCTGTAACCAGTCATTATCAGTTTCTAGGGCTGAAATAGCTTGATAGATATCTGCGCCATTATCAAAATCAGTCAATTGCGTAATCACCGCATGATGGTCAACTACGTTAGAGGGTATTAGTTTGAATGCTAGCTCACTTTGTTGAACAAATTTACTCAACGCTTGAGCTAGCAAGTCATAGTTTTCGTTATTACTTTGCCATTCAATATTACTCAGGTCTGCTATTACATCATTTTTAAAGCTACTGTTAATACCAACATTAGCTAAACCAATGTTTAACGCGTCTGCCGCATTAAAAATTGCGCCCGTCATGCCTAAAAATAACCCGATATTATTAGGCATTTTATTAAGAAACCAACTTGCACCAACATCGGGATATAAACCTATCGTGATTTCGGGCATGGCTAGCAAGGTTTTTTCGGTAACCACTTTATGACTCGCACCAGCAAATAAGCCAATACCACCGCCCATGATATACCCGTCACCCCAAACTAAAATGGGTTTAGTAAATTCGTGTATCAGTTGATCTACTTGATACTCTAGTGAGAAAAACTCATGCCCAAAAGATGCAATAATAGTTTCGTCATTGATTATACTAGCCGATGTTTGTGTTAAGTAATTCGACTCAATGTTAGCGCTATTTTCTCTTTCCTCTTTAAGCGCATGGCATAAGCTAACAACATCACCACCAGCGCAAAAAGCTTTATCTCCTGCCCCTTGAATAATTACCATGGCAATTTCATCATTGCTTTGCCATGCCAGTAGTTGTTTATGCAATAACACAAACATACTCATGTTAAGAGCATTAAGCGATTTTGGGGCATTTAATTCTGCAAATGCAATGCGCTTATTATTTTTTGTCTTTATTTCGCTAAATATTACCGGTGACATATTAATCCTTAACTTTGTATTTACACATATTATATTTTGAATAAATGGCGGTTAATCTAGGCTCGCATCAATTTCAACTACGGTTCGTCCAGTAACACTACCTTCGACATAAGCGTCAAACGCTTGAGATAAATCAGCAAATTTAATGGTGGTAGGAGAAATAAGATCGAGCTTAGTAGGTTTTAAATCGCTAGCTAAGCGCTTCCATCCTTGTGTTCTAACCGATAAGGGCATTTCAACTGAGTTAATACCAAGCAAGCTAACACCACGTAAAATAAAAGGCATAACCGTTGATTCAAGTTTGTAACCACCAGCCAAGCCAATCGAAGCAATATTGCCCCAAATGTTTGTTGTGCGAGTTAACCAAGCTAAAGTATCACCACCAACATTATCAATCGCCCCGCCCCATTGGGCATTTTCTAATGGCTTGGTACCCATTTCAATATCATGACGATTAATTAACTTGCTTGCTCCCAACGCTTTTAAATAGGGTTCTTGTTCTGTTTTACCCGTATAGGCAATAACTTCATAGCCAATATTCGACAACATGTTAATCGCAAAACTGCCGACACCACCCGTAGCACCCGTAACAACAATTGGGCCTCGTTCTGGTATTTGACCGTTATCTTCCATTCTCTGTATCGCAAGCGCCGCAGTATAACCGGCAGTGCCTAGCGCCATAACATCACGTAAACTCATACCAATAGGCAAGTTAACGATTGAGTCTGCCTTAACACGGGCATATTCACTATAACCACCATCATAAAGCTCTGATAATTGCGCGCCACAAACTAGCACTTTATCGCCGGTCTGAAAACGCGAGTCTTCAGAGCTAACGACAACGCCTGATAAATCAATG
The Colwellia sp. Arc7-D genome window above contains:
- a CDS encoding oxidoreductase yields the protein MLNIPEKFTAFRIHKNDKNITSGFEQISLNDLTAGEVVVKVAYSDINYKDALAATGKGRILRTYPLVGGIDLSGVVVSSEDSRFQTGDKVLVCGAQLSELYDGGYSEYARVKADSIVNLPIGMSLRDVMALGTAGYTAALAIQRMEDNGQIPERGPIVVTGATGGVGSFAINMLSNIGYEVIAYTGKTEQEPYLKALGASKLINRHDIEMGTKPLENAQWGGAIDNVGGDTLAWLTRTTNIWGNIASIGLAGGYKLESTVMPFILRGVSLLGINSVEMPLSVRTQGWKRLASDLKPTKLDLISPTTIKFADLSQAFDAYVEGSVTGRTVVEIDASLD
- a CDS encoding enoyl-CoA hydratase/isomerase family protein, whose translation is MSPVIFSEIKTKNNKRIAFAELNAPKSLNALNMSMFVLLHKQLLAWQSNDEIAMVIIQGAGDKAFCAGGDVVSLCHALKEERENSANIESNYLTQTSASIINDETIIASFGHEFFSLEYQVDQLIHEFTKPILVWGDGYIMGGGIGLFAGASHKVVTEKTLLAMPEITIGLYPDVGASWFLNKMPNNIGLFLGMTGAIFNAADALNIGLANVGINSSFKNDVIADLSNIEWQSNNENYDLLAQALSKFVQQSELAFKLIPSNVVDHHAVITQLTDFDNGADIYQAISALETDNDWLQRAQAKLKKGSPLSAIITYQHLIMSKDLTLAECFAADLNLSLRCCQYPELSEGVRALLIDKDKNPRWTYENIKDIPAELLTWFFTPLKKLSK